The genomic window TTTTTCTCGTCATGTAAGGCACGTTTAAGCAGTTCTTGAAGATCTTCTACTGTTAAGCGTGTTAATTGCTTAATTTGTCCGCAACGACTTCGTATAGCCGGATTGACATCGTGAAAAGGATTTTCGGTTGTCGCTCCAATTAAGATGATATCTCCTCGCTCCACATGCGGCAATAAATAGTCTTGTTGCGCTTTGTTAAAACGGTGGATTTCATCTAAAAACAAAATGACTTTCCCCGTTAGACGGGTTTCTTCCACAACATTTTCTACATCTTTTTTGCCTGCTGTCGTTGCATTCAAAGCAATAAAAGGGATTTTCGTCGTTCCTGCTATAGCGTAAGCAATTGAAGTCTTGCCGATCCCCGGTTCACCATATAATAACATTGAAGGAACATACCCATTTTTAATCATTTTATATAAACTAGTATGTTTTCCGATAATATCTTTCTGGCCAACAATTTCATCAATGTTTGTTGGTCTCATTCGATACGCAAGCGGTTCTCCATTCAATTTCCTAACCTCCAACACTGTCCTAAGAAAATTATATACTTAAAAAAATAGGAAACAATATAAAAACTCCACGCGCTTTGCGTGGAGTAATAAATATAATTATGTTTGACAGAGTCCCAATCGTGCCGTCGTTTATGATGCCTTCGTTTTGAACCCGCTCTCCGCAGGTGGGTGCCTTGTTCCGGGCTTATGTAAGTCCTCTTCAAGGAGGCATTTACGCAGCCCGAAAACCCCAGGCTCCCGAAGTTATTGTTGTTCGGTCAAAACTTCAGGATTACCAACGAACACATCAGGACTCTTTATCTGTTGACTGTATATTATCATATTTAGCCAATTCATTTCAAGAAAACAGAAATAGGAATTTACTCACTTTTTTTGACATTAAGTGACAAATGCAGTTCATCCAGCTGGGCCGAACTTACTTCTCCAGGAGCTTCTGTTAACAAGCAGCTAGCACTTGCCGTCTTTGGAAACGCAATGGTATCCCGGAGATTTGTTCTCCCTGCCAACAGCATGACAAGTCGGTCAAGACCAAGCGCAATCCCACCGTGAGGCGGCGTTCCGTATTCAAATGCTTCAAGCAAGAAACCAAATTGTTCTCTTGCTTCTGATTCACTAAAGCCTAGTACTTTAAACATTTTTTCCTGGACGGTTCGTTCAAAAATTCTTAATGAACCTCCTCCAAGCTCATACCCGTTTAAAACGAGATCGTACGCTTGAGCCCGGACAGCATCCGGATTTTGGTCAAGAAGCTCAATATCTTCCCTGAATGGCATCGTAAACGGATGATGGGCTGCATAATAACGGCCTTCCTCTTCATCATATTCCAATAAAGGCCAGTCAGTAATCCATAGGAAATGGAATTTGCTCTTGTCAATCAAATCCAAGTCTTTTCCGAGCTTTGAGCGAAGTGCTCCGAGGGAATCTGCTACAACTGATTTTTTATCTGCAACAAATAACAAAAGGTCTCCTTTTTCAACTTCCAAGGCTGCATGAATCGCGTTTTGTTCTTCATCAGACAGGAATTTTGCAATAGGACCTTTCAGACCTTCTTCTTCTGCCTTAAGCCAGGCCAAACCCTTTGCTCCATAACGGGAAACAAATTCTGTTAATGAATCAATATCTTTCCTTGAATATTTGACACTAGCTCCCTTTACATTAATCGCCTTCACTTGGCCGCCATTCGCTACAGCATTCGCGAAAACTTTAAAGCTTGAATTTTTGACGATCTCAGATAAGTCAATTAATTCAAGCCCAAACCGTGTATCAGGCTTATCTGTTCCGTAACGGCTCATTGCATCATGATAGGTCATTCGCGGAAAAGGCGTCTCAATGTCCATCCCTTTTACATCTTTCATGACCTTTTTCATCATTTCTTCCATTAAAGACATGATGTCTTCCTGACTCATGAAGCTTGTTTCGATATCGACCTGTGTAAACTCCGGCTGCCGATCTGCCCGCAAGTCTTCATCCCTGAAACAGCGGGCTATTTGATAATATCTTTCGACTCCTCCAACCATCAACAGCTGTTTAAAAATTTGCGGAGATTGCGGAAGAGCAAAGAATTCACCTGGATGAACACGGCTCGGAACAAGATAATCGCGTGCTCCTTCCGGGGTGCTTTTTGTTAAAATCGGTGTTTCAATATCTAAAAATCCTTCACTGTCAAGAAAATCACGAATCGCTTTTGTGACTTGATGGCGCATTTTTAATGTTTCAAACATGATAGGACGCCTCAAGTCCAAGTAACGGTATTTTAAGCGAACTTCTTCTGATACATCTGTATGGTCGGCAATGACGAATGGAGGATTTTTTGCTTCATTCAAAATTGTTACTTTCTCAGCTTGAATTTCCACTTTCCCGGTTTTTAAATTTTCATTAATCGTGCCCTCTTCACGGGCCACAACTGTTCCTTCTATATCCAGCACATATTCAGAACGGATTTTTTCAGCCGCCTCTAACGCTTCCTTTGATATATCCGGATTAAAAACGACTTGAATAATTCCTGTCCGGTCGCGAAGATCGACAAAGATTACTCCCCCTAAATCACGGCGCTTTTGAACCCATCCTTTCAACGTTACTTTTTTACCGATTGCTTCTTCTGTTACTTCACCGCAAAAATATGTCCTTCCGAACATTTTCGATCCTCCTCTATTGATAAATCTCTTTAAATTTTTCAACGAATGAAGCTAGTTCCAGCTCCACTTGCTCACCTGATTCCATGTTTTTCACACTAATCTTATTTGCTTTTAGTTCATCATCGCCTAATACCGCTACGAATTTAGCATTCAAGCGGTCGGCAGCCTTGAACTGTGCTTTTACTTTCCGGTCAAGATAGTCTCTTTCAGCGGAAAACCCTTCATTTCTTAACTTGTATAGCAACTTCACCGTATAATCTTTTGCATCTTCGCCTAATGAAACAAGATAACAATCAAGTTTTTCATTCAACGGAAGTGTGACTCCTTCAGCCTCAAGTGCCGCAATAAGCCGTTCAATGCTTAATGCAAATCCGATGCCCGGAGTTTCCGGCCCCCCTAATTCTTCGGCAAGACCATTGTATCTTCCGCCGCCGCATAAAGTTGTAATCGCTCCAAACCCTTCTGCATCGCTCATAATTTCAAATGCAGTGTGGTTATAATAATCAAGACCGCGCACAAGGTTGGAATCAACTTCAAATTCAATATTAAGGTCGGTTAAATATGCTTGTACTTTTTCAAAGTAGGCTCGGGATTCATCATTCAAGTAATCGAGAATCGACGGTGCCGTTTTCATTAATTCATGGTCGCGGTCTTGTTTGCAGTCAAGGATCCTCATCGGGTTTTTTTCCAGCCTGTTTTGGCAATCTGAACAAAATTCACCGATTCGCGGCTGAAAATGGTTAATTAACGCTTCTCGGTGAGCACTGCGGCTTTCTTTGTCGCCGAGGCTATTAATAACCACCTTTAATTTCTTTAAACCAAGTTCTTTGTAAAGAGAAACGGCTAAGGAAATGACTTCAGCATCAATTGCCGGGTCAGCGCTTCCCATCGCTTCAACCCCAAATTGCACGAATTGGCGGTACCGGCCTGCCTGCGGCCGTTCGTAGCGAAACATCGGCCCCATATAATATAGCTTTACAGGCTGGCTCGCATTTCCGTACATTTTATTTTCTATAAAGGACCTTACGACTGGAGCTGTACCTTCCGGACGCAATGTTAAGCTTCTCTTTCCTCTGTCCTCAAACGTGTACATTTCTTTTTGGACAATATCTGTTGTATCCCCAACACCTCTAAGAAACAATTCAGTATGCTCAAAAATGGGGGTCCTTATTTCTTGATATTGAAACCTGCGGCATAATTCCCTGGCTTTCATTTCAATATATTGCCATTTTTCTACCTGGCCGGGCAGAATATCCTGTGTTCCTCTTGGTATACGGATTGACATGACCATCCTCCTGTTCATTTCTTTTGATATGTATAAGTGAAAAATAAAAAACCCCCGCTCCCTTGTTTCATTAAAAAACAAGGGACGAGAGTTTGTTTTTCCCGTGGTGCCACCCTAATTGAAGCGCAAAAGTGCACTTCCACTTTTAGCAGTTAACGCCTGCGCACGTTCTTCTCCTAATAGAGGACAAACCTTTTTCAGAGAGAAACCTACGGAGTGTTCTTTCATTAAGTCATCATGCAGAAATGTTTTCAGCCAAGACATTTCCTCTCTTTTCATGTGGGTCTTAATTACTCTTCTCCATCATCGGTTTTTCTAAAACTAGCTTTTTTAATTACATTATCATACGGAGAATCGTGTCGATTGTCAAGAGTGATTTAACTGAGTACAGGAGAATCCTTTACGAACGCTCCAGTCTTTTTTTCAGCTTTCTGACATTCCTGATTGACAAACCGAATTCAGAAGCCAATTCAAACATATTTTCATTTTGCTCTTTTTGAATAAAATCATGAAAATCAACACCGAGAATTTGATTTTCTCCTAAACTTGCAGACATTCCTTTTTCACTGAATCTCATCGTGATCACCTTTCGTTCATTTGTCACTGTATATTGTTCCCATGCTTCCGCGAAAAATATCGTTCTTTTTTCCATATTCTTGATCATTCGTTTAAAAACGATAGGATGTTTGTCCGATATTAACAATTAGGGAATGATTTTTCCATGTGTGTCCGCTAAAATAACAATAAATAACAGAAGAATGGAGGGAGCTATTTGCTCAAAAAAAGAGCAGTTTTTGTTCTGATTTGCTTCATTCTGCTTTTCGGCGGAATCGGACCTGCACCTGTTCCCGCTAAGAAGAATCAAGAAAACACAGGAATGGTGACGACGGACGGATTAAGGGTGCGGAAAGGACCGGGAACAGACTTTAAAGTCATCGGATCACTAAATAAAGGCCAAGTGATAACCATACTTGAAACAAATGAAAACTGGGCAAAAATCCAAACTTCTTTTGGTGTAGGCTGGGTTGCCAAGGAGTATGTAAGCTTTCAAACAACAAATCTTGCTATAACGGACAAGCCTCCCGTATCGAAAAAAAATAATGGAAAGATTACGATAAACTCATTAAACGTCCGTAGCTCTCCTTCTTTACATGGAAGTATTATCGGAAAGCTCCAAAGAGGAGAAGAAGTAACGGTTCTTTCACAAAGAGGAGATTGGACAGAAATCAGCTTTTCGGGGAAATCAGCATGGATCAGCAGCGAATATGTACTCGTTGAGAAAAAAGGCAGCAAGAAAAAATCAACAACACAACTTTCTTCTAATCTTGCCGGTGTGATCGGAACTGTCACAGCCACAACCCTGACTGTCCGTGACAAAGGGAACCTAAATGGAAACATCATCGGTTCTGTTTCAAAAGGACAATCGTTTCAAATCGATGAAGAAATAAATAACTGGGCTAAAATCGAATGGAAGCCCGGGAAATTCGGCTGGGTTGCCAACTGGTTTCTCGATAAAACTGAAGCAGGCGGCAATAAGTCTGAAGGACAAAACGTAAAGAACAGTACCTTAACAATAATCCATAACGGAACAAATCTTCGAAAAAGCCCAAGTGCCCATTC from Bacillus methanolicus includes these protein-coding regions:
- a CDS encoding SH3 domain-containing protein, coding for MLKKRAVFVLICFILLFGGIGPAPVPAKKNQENTGMVTTDGLRVRKGPGTDFKVIGSLNKGQVITILETNENWAKIQTSFGVGWVAKEYVSFQTTNLAITDKPPVSKKNNGKITINSLNVRSSPSLHGSIIGKLQRGEEVTVLSQRGDWTEISFSGKSAWISSEYVLVEKKGSKKKSTTQLSSNLAGVIGTVTATTLTVRDKGNLNGNIIGSVSKGQSFQIDEEINNWAKIEWKPGKFGWVANWFLDKTEAGGNKSEGQNVKNSTLTIIHNGTNLRKSPSAHSEIVRRANEGETFQIVSLQNDWYEIRLQNGTTAFVAGWIVSVKGNTPQVEKPGADMHLKNKTIVLDPGHGGRDNGTTGIRGTLEKQVTLKTAKLLYDKIKASGANVILTRNDDTYISLSSRVSTAKYHNADAFISIHYDSIKDRSIRGITSYYYHSFQKPLAASVHLATISQTKMKDRGVRFGDYHVLRETNKNAILLELGYLSNPAEEMLVTSEQYQESVSSGIFQGLARYFKH
- the hisS gene encoding histidine--tRNA ligase; the encoded protein is MSIRIPRGTQDILPGQVEKWQYIEMKARELCRRFQYQEIRTPIFEHTELFLRGVGDTTDIVQKEMYTFEDRGKRSLTLRPEGTAPVVRSFIENKMYGNASQPVKLYYMGPMFRYERPQAGRYRQFVQFGVEAMGSADPAIDAEVISLAVSLYKELGLKKLKVVINSLGDKESRSAHREALINHFQPRIGEFCSDCQNRLEKNPMRILDCKQDRDHELMKTAPSILDYLNDESRAYFEKVQAYLTDLNIEFEVDSNLVRGLDYYNHTAFEIMSDAEGFGAITTLCGGGRYNGLAEELGGPETPGIGFALSIERLIAALEAEGVTLPLNEKLDCYLVSLGEDAKDYTVKLLYKLRNEGFSAERDYLDRKVKAQFKAADRLNAKFVAVLGDDELKANKISVKNMESGEQVELELASFVEKFKEIYQ
- the aspS gene encoding aspartate--tRNA ligase encodes the protein MFGRTYFCGEVTEEAIGKKVTLKGWVQKRRDLGGVIFVDLRDRTGIIQVVFNPDISKEALEAAEKIRSEYVLDIEGTVVAREEGTINENLKTGKVEIQAEKVTILNEAKNPPFVIADHTDVSEEVRLKYRYLDLRRPIMFETLKMRHQVTKAIRDFLDSEGFLDIETPILTKSTPEGARDYLVPSRVHPGEFFALPQSPQIFKQLLMVGGVERYYQIARCFRDEDLRADRQPEFTQVDIETSFMSQEDIMSLMEEMMKKVMKDVKGMDIETPFPRMTYHDAMSRYGTDKPDTRFGLELIDLSEIVKNSSFKVFANAVANGGQVKAINVKGASVKYSRKDIDSLTEFVSRYGAKGLAWLKAEEEGLKGPIAKFLSDEEQNAIHAALEVEKGDLLLFVADKKSVVADSLGALRSKLGKDLDLIDKSKFHFLWITDWPLLEYDEEEGRYYAAHHPFTMPFREDIELLDQNPDAVRAQAYDLVLNGYELGGGSLRIFERTVQEKMFKVLGFSESEAREQFGFLLEAFEYGTPPHGGIALGLDRLVMLLAGRTNLRDTIAFPKTASASCLLTEAPGEVSSAQLDELHLSLNVKKSE